The Cellulosilyticum sp. I15G10I2 nucleotide sequence ATCATAAATAGGAGCTATTTGAATAAAGCAGACAAGAAAAAGAGTGATGAAAATCCAAATTCTTGTCTGTTTTATTATAAGTTTTGGCTTGTTGTGTACTTGAACATACACGTTATAAAACCACCTGTAAGAGTCAGGTGGTTAATATTCAAAAATATAGTTATCCATCATTTGATGATTATTAAGCATAGCATCACTCGTTAATTTCTTTTGCCTAAGGGCTTTATCACTTTTAAGAAGTGCGCCGTAAATAATATCAATAACATATAAGAACATAAGATTATTTGATAAGGACATGGAGTTATGGGCTGTTACTTTATCAGAAGTAATAAACTTTAAGTCAACCAAGTCATTTAATTTAGGAGAATCGTAGCTCGTGATGGTAATGATTTTTGCGCCATGTTCATGACACGTCGTTACAGCTTGATAAATATCTTTGCTGAGAATAGTAGGGGCGATTATAATGGCTAAATCTTTTTCTCCTATATTCTCTGTATTAATGCGCATGTCTAACATATCAGTATGTGCTTTTGCAGATAATCCAACAAGATTAAATTTAAATTCTAGTTCATGGGCCACAAAAGAAGCATTAAAAAGAGCAATAATTTGAATGTTATGGGCTGATTTTATATAGTCTACTGCTTGGAAGACAATTTTCTCATCTAACATAGCAGAAGTATTCATTAACATTTGGCGATAATCCATTGTCATAGATTCAATAAAGCCAGTTTCACTGCTATAAGTATTTTGTTTTTTCATGCTATTATAAAAGTTTTCTTGAGCAAGTGCAATTTTAAAACCATTAAACCCTTTATAACCAAGTTTTTTGCAGAAACGGTTAATACTAGCTTCTGAGGTGCCGGTTTCTTTTGCAATAGTAGTGATTGTGCTAGACACAACATATTCTGCATTATTGATAACGTATTGACTTATTTCATTTTCGCTCATTGTGTAATTAGGCTGCATAGAAATAATTTTTGCGATAACTGCTGGTACCATTTTTTTACCTCACAATTAAGTATTTACAACATTACAATAACATAATGCAAACTAAATTGCAAACAGTGGCATAGGTAGTGGCGGTAATTTTCTTTGTTGGTGACTTGAAATGATTGATTATAAAAAAATAAATCAAATATATTGACGTCGAATGAAAATGATGATAGTATAATGACATAAAAAAGTATTTAATAATAATAAAAGTATACAATGTGCACAATTGGTGAGCTCGCGTAATAGCTTTGAAGTTTAAAAGAATGAAAATGATTTTCAGAAAAAGGCAGTATATTTTAAATGGAAAGGAAGAGATAAATGACGAAAAAAGTAAACTTACAGCCATTTGATGTGATTGTTGCAGGAGGCGGCGTTTCGGGGTGTGTGGCAGCTATTGCAGCTGGTCGAAGTGGGGCCTCGGTGCTTGTAATAGAACAGGCAGGTTATTTAGGTGGAACACTGACATCGTGTGGCGTAGGACCTATGATGACTTTTCATGCTGGTGAAAAGCAGATTATTAAAGGAATCATGGGGGAAATAGCAGAGCGTATGACAAAAAGAGGTTATTCCCCAGGACATATCAGAGATACGACAGGATACATAAGTTATTTAACACCTTTTAATGCAGAAGGCTTAAAACTCATATTAGATGAAATGTTAGATGAAGCAGGGTGTGAGGTGCTTTTCCATACTTTTATTGGAGCAGTTAAGTCTGAAGATCATAAAATAGCTAGTCTTACTATTTGTAATAAAAATGGTTTGAGTGAGATTGCGGGTAAAGTCTATATTGATGCAACGGGGGATGGGGATCTTGCTGCTTGGGCAGGAGCTTCAGTTATAAAGGGCAGAGAAACAGATGGGGCCATGCAGCCTATGACTACAAAAATGAAGTTTTGTAATGTAGACACATCCCTTTTAAGAAAGCACATTGCTCAGCATGCAGAAAAGTTTCCAAGACTCGTAGATAACATTGATCTTATGAATAAAACACCTTATCTTGCAATAGCTGGATTTATAGATGAGTTTAAAAGGGCTAAAGAAGCAGGAGAGATTTCAATTCCACGGGAAGATATCCTCTTTTTTGAAACGGATGTTCCGGGAGAATTTATTATTAATACAACGAGAATCATTGGGCATGATGCAACCGATGCAAAAAGCTTAAGTGATGCGGAAAGAACAGGTCGTATGCAATGTGCAGAGCTAGAAAGATTTTTACGTCGGCATGTACCTGGGTTTGAGAGAGCCCATCTTGAAATGACAGGACCTTCAATAGGTATTAGGCAGTCCAGACAGCTGAAGGGAGTATATACCCTTACAGCACAAGATATTTTGGAACGTAAGCAGTTTGATACAACGATAGCACATTCAGCTTACCCAATTGATATACATAATCCAAAGGGTGAAGGGACAGAAAGTATTTTTATGTCAGAGCCTGGAACTTACTACAGTATTCCTTATGAGATAATGGTATGCAATGAGGTGGATAATTTGTTGGTGACTGGACGATGCGTATCTGCAACATTTGAAGCACAAGCAGCCATTAGAACTACGCCTACAGCAGGCGCTTTGGGGCATGCCTGTGGTACAGCGGCAGGGATGGCAGTAAAAGCAAACCTAGATCCTAAGAAAATAGATGTTAAGAAACTGCAGAAGTTATTGAAAGAGCAAGATGCTTATTTAGAAGTATAGTGTTTGTTATTTTGATTTTGGCGGGACTAAAGTCCGTCTAAATAAATTATTTTTATGAGGAGGTTTTTTATGAACACACTACAAGTTATTGGAATTCTAGGTATATTTGCAGTACTCGTCATTCTTATGATGACTCGCAAAATACCAACCATTCTTGCACTGCCTATTATGGCAGTAGGTATTGCCTTAGTTGCAGGTATCCCTTTTATCTCATCAGATAAGGAAACTTTTACAATTGCAAAAGACGTGCTTGAAGGCGGTGCCATGAGAATGAGTACAGCTATTGCTGGACTTATATTTGGGGGATGGTTTGGCAAGATGCTGACCAAGATAGGTGTTACAAGAACGATTATCAGAAAAGCAGCTGAGCTTGCTGGGGATAAACCACTGCCGATAGCGCTTGCTTTCTTAGTTGTATGCTCTATTATTTTTGCAGCATCTAATGGACTTGGAATGGTTATTTTAGTTGGAACAATCATCCTGCCAATTATGATCTCAGCTGGCATCAGTCCGCTTGTCAGCGGTATTGTACTTTTGCTTGCAAACGGCATCGGAGTTACTTTTAGTGTAGGTACTTTGGGTGTCTACATAGATGTTTTAGGTTTGCCGCTTGGAACTGTTACAGCCTATTCATGGCTTTGCGGTATACCACTTATTATCGTTGCAATTATTATGATTGTTGTATCTATTAAATTCAGTGGTAAAACAAGTAAAGCTTGGGCCATGCCGTCTCTTGGGGCAGACGTTGTAACATCAGATAAAAATGTTAGAACAATAGCACTTATTAGCCCAATTATTCCTGTAGTTCTTGTTTTTGCATTTAAAATGCCTCTTGTACCAGCTATACTTATTGGTATTGCAGCTTCGTTAATACTTGCTACACCTAAAAATCCTATACAGATTGTTTCCAGTGCTTTTATAGAAGGGATTCAGGATACAGCAGGTGCAGCTGCTCTTATGATAGGGATTGGTATGACTTTGAAATCTGTTATGGCACCTCAAGTAGCTGAAATTTTACAGCCTGTTATCAGCGCGATTATTCCTTCAAGTCCGTTTATGTTTATCATCGTATTTGGGTTATTATCACCACTAGCAATATACAGAGGACCTCTTAATGTATGGGGGCTCGGTAGCGGTGTTGTTGCACTTCTTGCAGCAGCAGGCATGAATCCAGTTGCAGCTATGGTTGCACTGCGTTTAGATAGTAACGTTCAGGCTGTCTGTGATCCTACCAATTCGCATAATGTTTGGATTTCAGATTTTACAAAAACAGATGTTAATGAATATCTTAAAAAAACTATTATTTGGATTGCTATATCTACCTTTGTAGGTTTAATTGCAGCTAGCTTTATGGTATTTTAATAAGGAATTAAACAGCGCACATAGCACCAAAGAACGGTGCATAGGATCAAGTCATTTTAACCTATGCACTGCTTTTAAATTTGAAAATACTAAGGAAGATGACTTCCTTTTAAATATAGAGTGGAGGCTTTTTTATGAATAAAAAAGTAAGAATAGGCATAGATGTGGGCGGTACATTTACCGATGCAGTTATTATTGATAATGCGGATTATAAGGTGCTGGCAAAAATGAAAATACCAACGACTCATGAAGAGGGGGTTGCAGTTGGGGTAGTTAAGATTATTTCAACGCTTATGAAAGAAAATCAAATTGAGCCCGAAGATGTTATGTTTATTGCCCATGGCACAACTCAGGCAACCAATGCACTCTTAGAAGGTGATGTTGCACAGGTAGGAATCATTGGTATGGGAACAGGGGTAGATGCAAGAAGTGCAAAGTCAGAAACAAACATAGGGAATATTGAACTTGCACCAGGTAAATACTTAAATTCGTCTAATGCTTTTATTGATTCTGTAAGTGTAAATGATGAGATGATAGAAGCAGCTATTTGTGAACTGCTTGATAAAAAGGCTCAGGTTATTGTAGCATCGGAAGCTTATAGTGTTGATGATCCTGAAAATGAACTCAAGGTTATGGCGTGTGCGGCTAAAAAAGGTTTATATACTACAGGAGGCCATGAAATTTCTCAGTTATATGGA carries:
- a CDS encoding MurR/RpiR family transcriptional regulator, whose amino-acid sequence is MVPAVIAKIISMQPNYTMSENEISQYVINNAEYVVSSTITTIAKETGTSEASINRFCKKLGYKGFNGFKIALAQENFYNSMKKQNTYSSETGFIESMTMDYRQMLMNTSAMLDEKIVFQAVDYIKSAHNIQIIALFNASFVAHELEFKFNLVGLSAKAHTDMLDMRINTENIGEKDLAIIIAPTILSKDIYQAVTTCHEHGAKIITITSYDSPKLNDLVDLKFITSDKVTAHNSMSLSNNLMFLYVIDIIYGALLKSDKALRQKKLTSDAMLNNHQMMDNYIFEY
- a CDS encoding FAD-dependent oxidoreductase, encoding MTKKVNLQPFDVIVAGGGVSGCVAAIAAGRSGASVLVIEQAGYLGGTLTSCGVGPMMTFHAGEKQIIKGIMGEIAERMTKRGYSPGHIRDTTGYISYLTPFNAEGLKLILDEMLDEAGCEVLFHTFIGAVKSEDHKIASLTICNKNGLSEIAGKVYIDATGDGDLAAWAGASVIKGRETDGAMQPMTTKMKFCNVDTSLLRKHIAQHAEKFPRLVDNIDLMNKTPYLAIAGFIDEFKRAKEAGEISIPREDILFFETDVPGEFIINTTRIIGHDATDAKSLSDAERTGRMQCAELERFLRRHVPGFERAHLEMTGPSIGIRQSRQLKGVYTLTAQDILERKQFDTTIAHSAYPIDIHNPKGEGTESIFMSEPGTYYSIPYEIMVCNEVDNLLVTGRCVSATFEAQAAIRTTPTAGALGHACGTAAGMAVKANLDPKKIDVKKLQKLLKEQDAYLEV
- a CDS encoding citrate transporter codes for the protein MNTLQVIGILGIFAVLVILMMTRKIPTILALPIMAVGIALVAGIPFISSDKETFTIAKDVLEGGAMRMSTAIAGLIFGGWFGKMLTKIGVTRTIIRKAAELAGDKPLPIALAFLVVCSIIFAASNGLGMVILVGTIILPIMISAGISPLVSGIVLLLANGIGVTFSVGTLGVYIDVLGLPLGTVTAYSWLCGIPLIIVAIIMIVVSIKFSGKTSKAWAMPSLGADVVTSDKNVRTIALISPIIPVVLVFAFKMPLVPAILIGIAASLILATPKNPIQIVSSAFIEGIQDTAGAAALMIGIGMTLKSVMAPQVAEILQPVISAIIPSSPFMFIIVFGLLSPLAIYRGPLNVWGLGSGVVALLAAAGMNPVAAMVALRLDSNVQAVCDPTNSHNVWISDFTKTDVNEYLKKTIIWIAISTFVGLIAASFMVF